Proteins from a genomic interval of Youhaiella tibetensis:
- a CDS encoding helix-turn-helix transcriptional regulator, translating to MRASRLLSIMMMLQTRGRLSAEILAEELEVSVRTIYRDIDQLSAAGVPVYAETGRNGGFALLDGWRTRLTGLTAPEAKALFLSGLPGPAAELGLSDDVAAAELKLLAALPADWQDEARRISGRFHLDPKGWFQPARVQEHLKSVADAVWSERRIHVRYESWTGVSDRVLEPLGLVLKGGIWYVVARRDEAVRTYKLSSILALILSEERFERPADFDLPGYWAQSTEQFERDVYIGTALVRASERGRRRLMDISQTVRAAVEAAPIEPDETGWAVLAVPIEENDWAAREMTKIGCEIEVLAPPDLRARMTEIARTLWGFYAG from the coding sequence ATGCGCGCGAGCCGCCTGCTTTCGATCATGATGATGCTCCAGACGCGCGGGCGGCTGAGCGCTGAGATCCTGGCTGAAGAGCTGGAGGTTTCGGTCCGCACGATCTACCGCGACATCGACCAGCTGAGCGCGGCCGGGGTGCCGGTCTATGCCGAGACCGGGCGCAATGGCGGCTTTGCCCTGCTCGATGGGTGGCGCACGCGCCTGACCGGGCTGACAGCGCCCGAGGCCAAGGCACTGTTTCTCTCAGGATTGCCCGGCCCGGCCGCCGAGCTCGGGCTTTCGGACGATGTCGCGGCGGCCGAGCTCAAGCTCCTGGCCGCCCTGCCGGCGGATTGGCAGGACGAGGCCCGCCGCATCAGCGGGCGCTTTCACCTCGACCCCAAGGGCTGGTTCCAGCCGGCGCGGGTGCAGGAGCATCTCAAATCCGTCGCCGACGCCGTCTGGAGCGAAAGGCGCATCCATGTGCGATACGAAAGCTGGACCGGCGTGTCCGATCGCGTGCTCGAGCCGCTTGGGCTCGTGCTCAAGGGGGGCATCTGGTACGTCGTGGCGCGCCGGGACGAGGCGGTGCGGACCTATAAGCTCTCCAGCATCCTGGCGCTGATCCTCTCGGAGGAGCGTTTCGAGCGCCCGGCGGACTTCGACCTGCCGGGGTATTGGGCGCAATCGACCGAGCAGTTCGAACGGGACGTCTATATCGGAACGGCCTTGGTTCGGGCCTCCGAACGCGGCCGCAGGCGGCTGATGGACATCAGCCAGACCGTGCGTGCGGCGGTGGAAGCGGCGCCGATCGAGCCCGACGAAACGGGCTGGGCCGTGCTGGCCGTTCCGATCGAGGAGAACGACTGGGCGGCGCGCGAGATGACCAAGATCGGTTGCGAGATAGAGGTGCTGGCGCCGCCTGACCTGCGCGCCCGGATGACGGAAATCGCCCGGACGCTATGGGGATTTTACGCGGGCTGA
- a CDS encoding TadG family pilus assembly protein yields MGAVRRFLRDERGAMAIMFAGAMILGAMVSALAVDAGSLYLERRMMQSAADLAALQATRDPSSAFSIARGAMVEAGYLTGIETQQQLQDPLKPQRLIVESGQYTPDPSQPVGQRFKPGLTPYNAVRVRYEQKGNLYFARFWSEPPPIGVEAVATTTPEVAFSVGSRLLSLKDGLANVLLNGLLGTNVSIAAASYNALLDARVSAFGFLDALASEMHITAGTYADILNARADHGVIARALAATLNGTEKTAMQAIALAAGHNGEVSIGKLFDLGRYANLAIGTGATGIFTKVSALEVLSVSAALSDGTHQVALNTGINVPGLVGATVKLAVGEPPQGGSWYAIGPTGTIVRTAQVRLKLNVRLSLDILDLGLVSSLLALLGIPHIFEVNVPVYVEVANAEATAVAATCPTGNAVSGTATIAVRPGVARVVLGEVSDAAMANFGAFPTVGEAKLINALGLIQATGKAHVQVAEMQPKLVSFSTSEIAAGKVKSVSTTAITQSLMTSLLSDLKLDVTVLGLLGGLLSEVLAKTGLLNLLSPLGAALDPVLASLLNTLGVKVGEADVQVYGVRCTPPVLVR; encoded by the coding sequence ATGGGGGCGGTGCGCCGGTTCCTCAGGGACGAGCGCGGCGCGATGGCGATCATGTTCGCCGGGGCCATGATCCTGGGGGCGATGGTCTCGGCGCTCGCGGTGGATGCCGGCTCGCTCTACCTCGAACGGCGCATGATGCAATCGGCGGCCGACCTGGCGGCGCTGCAGGCGACGCGCGATCCTTCGAGCGCCTTTTCCATCGCCAGGGGCGCGATGGTGGAGGCCGGGTACCTGACGGGAATCGAGACACAGCAGCAATTGCAGGACCCGCTCAAGCCGCAGCGCCTGATCGTGGAGTCCGGCCAGTACACCCCCGATCCGAGCCAGCCGGTGGGGCAGCGCTTCAAGCCGGGCCTGACGCCCTATAACGCGGTGAGGGTGCGCTACGAGCAGAAGGGCAATCTCTATTTCGCACGTTTCTGGAGCGAGCCGCCCCCGATTGGGGTGGAGGCGGTGGCCACCACCACGCCCGAAGTGGCGTTCTCGGTGGGGAGCCGCCTGCTCAGCCTCAAGGACGGGCTCGCCAATGTGCTGCTCAACGGGCTGCTGGGCACCAATGTCAGCATTGCAGCCGCCTCCTACAACGCACTGCTCGATGCCAGGGTCAGCGCCTTCGGCTTCCTCGACGCGCTGGCCAGCGAAATGCACATCACCGCGGGCACCTATGCGGACATCCTCAACGCCAGGGCGGATCACGGCGTCATCGCCAGGGCGCTGGCCGCTACACTCAACGGCACCGAGAAGACCGCGATGCAGGCAATTGCCCTTGCCGCCGGCCATAACGGGGAAGTGTCGATCGGCAAGCTCTTCGACCTGGGGCGTTATGCCAACCTCGCCATCGGGACGGGCGCGACGGGGATCTTCACCAAGGTCTCGGCCCTCGAGGTGCTTTCGGTGAGCGCCGCGCTGAGCGACGGCACGCACCAGGTGGCCCTCAATACCGGGATCAATGTGCCCGGGCTCGTGGGTGCGACGGTCAAGCTGGCCGTGGGCGAGCCGCCGCAGGGAGGAAGCTGGTACGCCATCGGGCCAACCGGGACCATCGTGCGCACCGCGCAGGTGCGGCTCAAGCTCAATGTCAGGCTCTCGCTCGATATTCTTGATCTGGGCCTGGTGTCCTCGCTGCTCGCGCTGCTCGGCATCCCCCATATCTTCGAGGTCAATGTGCCGGTCTATGTGGAAGTCGCCAATGCCGAGGCGACGGCGGTGGCCGCCACCTGCCCCACCGGCAATGCCGTGAGCGGCACGGCGACGATCGCGGTGCGTCCGGGCGTGGCGCGCGTGGTGCTGGGCGAGGTCAGCGACGCGGCGATGGCCAATTTCGGGGCCTTTCCGACGGTGGGCGAAGCCAAACTCATCAATGCGCTCGGGCTCATCCAGGCGACCGGCAAGGCACATGTGCAGGTGGCCGAGATGCAGCCCAAGCTGGTGAGCTTTTCGACCTCCGAGATCGCGGCCGGCAAGGTCAAGTCGGTCTCGACCACCGCGATCACCCAGTCGCTGATGACTTCGCTCCTCTCGGACCTCAAGCTCGACGTGACGGTGCTGGGGCTGCTGGGCGGACTGCTGAGCGAGGTGCTGGCAAAGACGGGTCTGCTGAACCTGCTCTCGCCCCTCGGCGCCGCGCTCGACCCGGTGCTGGCGTCGCTGCTCAACACGCTCGGGGTCAAGGTCGGGGAGGCGGACGTGCAGGTCTATGGCGTGCGCTGCACGCCGCCTGTGCTGGTGCGCTAG
- a CDS encoding rhodanese-related sulfurtransferase, translated as MPVSSPAFKVAAFYKFADFSGFLSRKADLAQFCCARAIRGTIILAEEGINGTVAGRPEAIDALVDHLNETFPFQGAELKYSTADAMPFLRMKVRVKQEIVTLRAPEVRPSERVGTYVEAQDWNALIGQDDVVLLDTRNDYEAGLGTFEGAIDPRTASFVEFKDFVEKHLDPERDRKVAMFCTGGIRCEKASAYLLSKGFEEVFHLKGGILKYLETVPEAESRWQGECFVFDERVSVVHGLREGAATLCRACRRPLTPADRAHADYREGICCPHCAGEVRQGVAERQRQIALARARGASHMGDAAVAQAREDLERKQARREASRNRAGKQT; from the coding sequence CTGCCCGTTTCGTCCCCGGCCTTCAAGGTCGCGGCTTTCTACAAATTCGCCGACTTTTCCGGGTTCCTAAGCCGCAAGGCCGATCTGGCCCAGTTCTGCTGCGCCCGCGCGATCAGGGGAACGATCATCCTGGCGGAAGAAGGTATCAACGGCACGGTCGCGGGCAGGCCCGAGGCTATCGATGCGCTGGTCGATCACCTCAACGAGACGTTTCCGTTCCAGGGCGCCGAGCTCAAGTATTCGACTGCCGACGCCATGCCCTTCCTGCGCATGAAGGTGCGCGTCAAGCAGGAGATCGTGACGCTGCGCGCGCCCGAGGTCAGGCCGAGCGAGCGGGTCGGCACCTATGTGGAGGCGCAGGACTGGAATGCGCTGATCGGCCAGGACGATGTGGTGCTCCTCGACACGCGCAACGACTACGAGGCCGGGCTCGGCACGTTCGAGGGAGCAATCGACCCCAGGACCGCGAGCTTCGTTGAATTCAAGGACTTCGTCGAAAAGCACCTCGATCCGGAACGCGACCGCAAGGTGGCGATGTTCTGCACCGGCGGCATCCGCTGCGAGAAGGCGTCGGCCTACCTGCTCTCGAAGGGTTTTGAAGAGGTGTTCCACCTCAAAGGAGGCATCCTCAAATACCTGGAAACGGTGCCGGAAGCGGAGAGCCGCTGGCAGGGCGAGTGCTTCGTCTTTGATGAGCGTGTTTCGGTGGTCCATGGGTTGCGCGAGGGCGCGGCGACGCTGTGCCGGGCCTGCCGCCGGCCCCTGACCCCGGCCGACCGCGCGCATGCCGACTACAGGGAAGGCATCTGCTGCCCCCATTGCGCAGGTGAGGTGCGCCAGGGCGTGGCGGAACGCCAGCGCCAGATCGCGCTCGCCCGGGCGCGCGGGGCATCGCATATGGGCGATGCGGCCGTGGCCCAGGCGCGCGAGGATCTCGAAAGAAAACAGGCCCGGCGCGAGGCGAGCCGCAACCGGGCCGGCAAGCAGACCTGA
- a CDS encoding NIPSNAP family protein: MTSLPIVELRRYRLHPGQRDTLIDLFENEFLESQDDVGAHVLGQFRVDGAPDQFVWLRGFEAFDDRRTALDAFYGGPVWRAHRDRANATMADSDDVHLLSTMAPQDGFVRPARPRRPRGAFATNGSRFIVMLYRLADNGRAAEFDARLRAALAETGIDPLASFFTLAAENNYPRLPIHTDDPVHVVLLRFDNAVGLETWLQAPPAGLSDFLKAPPETLILQPTARSLLR, from the coding sequence GTGACCAGCCTCCCCATCGTCGAGTTGCGCCGCTATCGGCTCCACCCCGGGCAGCGTGACACTTTGATCGACCTCTTCGAGAACGAGTTCCTCGAAAGCCAAGATGACGTGGGGGCCCACGTGCTCGGCCAGTTCCGTGTCGATGGCGCGCCCGACCAGTTCGTCTGGCTGCGCGGGTTCGAGGCTTTCGACGACCGCCGCACTGCACTGGACGCCTTCTATGGCGGACCGGTCTGGAGGGCGCATCGCGACCGCGCCAACGCCACCATGGCCGATAGCGACGACGTGCATCTGCTTTCCACCATGGCCCCGCAGGACGGCTTCGTCCGCCCTGCGCGCCCGCGCCGGCCGCGCGGCGCCTTCGCCACCAACGGCTCGCGCTTCATCGTCATGCTCTATCGGCTGGCCGATAACGGCCGCGCCGCCGAGTTCGACGCGCGCCTGCGCGCCGCCCTTGCCGAAACCGGCATCGACCCGCTGGCGAGCTTCTTCACGCTCGCAGCCGAGAACAACTACCCCAGGCTCCCCATCCACACCGACGACCCGGTGCATGTGGTGCTCCTGCGCTTCGACAATGCGGTGGGCCTTGAAACCTGGCTGCAGGCCCCGCCCGCGGGGCTCTCCGACTTCCTCAAGGCACCGCCCGAAACCCTCATTCTGCAACCGACCGCACGCTCGCTGCTGCGCTGA
- a CDS encoding aldo/keto reductase, with protein sequence MTYRAHSARYDTMQYRFTGRSGLKLPVISLGLWQNFGGTRDYPSAFEILSYAFDSGITHFDLANNYGPPYGSAEELFGDVLARDFRPYRDELIVSSKAGWDMWPGPYGNFGSRKYLIASADQSLKRMGLDYFDIFYSHRFDPSTPLEETMGALAQLHRQGKTLYVGISNYPEAQTREAYRILADMGVPLLIHQPSYSMLNRWIENDRTIEALGELGVGVIAFSPLAQGILSGKYNAKSDLTGTRAAENYSLSSRSIEPRLLEATEKLAGIARARGQSMVQLALAWVLRRKEMTSALIGVRTLDQLKDNLGVLSNLTLSPEEIAAIDEATKGAQLDNYPLKR encoded by the coding sequence ATGACCTATCGTGCCCATTCGGCGCGCTACGACACCATGCAATACCGGTTCACCGGTCGCTCGGGGTTGAAGCTGCCCGTCATTTCGCTCGGCCTCTGGCAGAATTTCGGTGGCACCCGCGACTATCCGAGCGCCTTCGAAATCCTGAGCTACGCCTTCGATTCGGGCATTACCCATTTCGACCTCGCCAACAATTACGGCCCGCCCTACGGTTCGGCCGAGGAACTTTTCGGCGACGTGCTGGCGCGCGACTTCCGTCCCTATCGCGACGAACTCATCGTCTCGTCCAAGGCCGGCTGGGACATGTGGCCGGGGCCCTATGGCAATTTCGGCTCGCGCAAGTATCTCATCGCCAGCGCCGACCAGAGCCTCAAGCGCATGGGGCTGGACTACTTCGACATCTTCTATTCCCACCGCTTCGATCCCTCGACCCCGCTCGAGGAGACCATGGGGGCCCTGGCCCAGCTGCACCGGCAGGGCAAGACGCTCTATGTCGGCATTTCCAACTACCCCGAGGCGCAGACCCGCGAGGCCTATCGCATCCTGGCGGACATGGGCGTGCCGCTGCTCATCCACCAGCCGAGCTATTCCATGCTCAATCGCTGGATCGAGAACGACAGGACCATCGAGGCGCTTGGCGAACTGGGTGTCGGCGTCATCGCCTTCTCCCCCCTGGCGCAGGGCATCCTTTCGGGCAAATACAACGCCAAGTCGGACCTGACGGGCACCCGCGCCGCCGAGAACTACTCGCTCTCGTCCCGCTCGATCGAGCCGCGCCTGCTCGAGGCCACCGAGAAGCTGGCCGGCATCGCCAGGGCCCGCGGCCAGTCCATGGTCCAGCTCGCCCTCGCCTGGGTGCTTCGCCGCAAGGAAATGACCTCCGCCCTCATCGGGGTCCGCACGCTCGACCAGCTCAAGGACAACCTCGGCGTCCTCTCCAACCTCACCCTCAGCCCCGAAGAGATCGCCGCGATCGATGAAGCAACCAAGGGCGCCCAGCTCGACAACTACCCGCTCAAGCGCTAG
- a CDS encoding TadE/TadG family type IV pilus assembly protein, whose product MEFAILTPVFLLMLMGMLAYGIYFGAANSVQQIAADAARTSIAGLSATERDSLVKSFIDGNARDYMLIDGSKVTYTIGDKPTDASQYVVTVRYDASSLPIWNLNIPLPSPNKVITFTSVIRKGGM is encoded by the coding sequence GTGGAGTTTGCGATTCTCACGCCCGTCTTTCTCCTTATGCTCATGGGAATGCTGGCCTATGGCATTTATTTCGGCGCGGCCAATTCCGTCCAGCAGATCGCGGCGGACGCCGCCAGGACATCGATAGCCGGGCTGAGCGCCACCGAGCGCGACAGCCTGGTCAAATCGTTCATCGACGGAAACGCGCGGGACTACATGCTCATCGACGGCAGCAAGGTGACCTACACCATCGGCGACAAGCCGACCGATGCCAGCCAGTACGTGGTGACGGTGCGCTACGACGCCTCGAGCCTGCCGATCTGGAACCTCAACATCCCCCTGCCCTCGCCCAACAAGGTGATCACCTTCACATCGGTCATCCGCAAGGGCGGGATGTGA
- a CDS encoding copper homeostasis protein CutC → MTKPRLPRIEVCVEGVDGLLAAQKAGADRAELCASLLEGGITPSIGVVREALKLSTIPFNVIVRPRGGDFLYSEHEFQAMLRDVEALRDLGVAGVVIGCLTFDGRVDVERTRALVRAAKPLTVTFHRAFDMTRDYAEAVEDLVHCGVDRVLTSGQRRTALEGIDILRHTVKLAGDRLTVMVCGGLNAGNIGDVLERTGAYEAHFSAGNTLPSGMAFHNPHVGMGGTALEREYELTVTDEAAVRSTIAAARAQLVQPA, encoded by the coding sequence ATGACCAAGCCCAGACTCCCCAGAATCGAAGTGTGCGTGGAGGGCGTGGATGGCCTTCTCGCCGCGCAGAAGGCCGGGGCGGACCGGGCCGAGCTCTGCGCCAGCCTGCTCGAGGGCGGCATCACCCCGTCCATCGGCGTGGTCCGCGAGGCGCTCAAGCTCTCGACCATCCCGTTCAACGTGATCGTGCGCCCCCGCGGCGGCGACTTCCTCTATTCCGAACACGAGTTCCAGGCGATGCTTCGCGACGTCGAGGCGTTGCGCGATCTCGGCGTGGCCGGTGTGGTCATCGGTTGCCTCACCTTCGACGGTCGCGTCGATGTCGAGCGCACCCGTGCGCTCGTGCGCGCCGCCAAGCCACTGACGGTGACCTTCCACCGCGCCTTCGACATGACGCGTGACTATGCCGAAGCGGTCGAGGACCTGGTCCATTGCGGCGTCGATCGCGTGCTGACCTCGGGCCAGCGGCGCACGGCCCTCGAAGGCATCGACATCCTGCGCCACACGGTCAAGCTTGCCGGCGACCGCCTGACCGTCATGGTCTGCGGCGGCCTCAACGCCGGCAATATCGGCGACGTGCTCGAACGGACCGGCGCCTACGAGGCCCATTTCTCCGCCGGCAACACGCTGCCGAGCGGCATGGCCTTCCATAACCCGCATGTCGGCATGGGCGGCACCGCGCTCGAGCGCGAATACGAGTTGACCGTGACCGACGAAGCCGCCGTCCGCTCGACCATCGCCGCGGCGCGCGCCCAGCTGGTTCAGCCCGCGTAA
- a CDS encoding glycosyltransferase family 8 protein — protein MPDNKIHIALAFDDNFWAPAYAVMRSICLFTKRRSDLVFHLIHQPITDEHRADLEKIPAEFGATLVWHDLTRSDVFNAIVSRVPSSRQWTSVVYGRLLIDTLVGPDVSRVIYLDCDMMVRAPIEDLYAADLGEFPIGAVRDTAGALIVGGRDIKNNRDIFDPADPYFNSGMVVIDVDKWRQVAVPERLEELIASGVMARLYYDQDVLNLVFKHRWQPLPTRWNTIDARHPHEGLDPSILHYTGPNKPWNLVSNVAFRRIYRHVMTNELFYRFMRHRWSTYWRRKLGLRGRA, from the coding sequence GTGCCTGACAACAAGATCCACATCGCCCTGGCCTTTGACGACAATTTCTGGGCGCCGGCCTATGCGGTCATGCGCTCGATCTGCCTTTTCACCAAGCGCCGCAGCGACCTCGTCTTCCACCTGATCCACCAGCCGATCACCGACGAGCATCGCGCCGACCTGGAGAAGATACCGGCCGAGTTCGGCGCGACTCTCGTCTGGCATGATCTCACCCGGTCCGACGTCTTTAACGCCATTGTCTCTCGCGTGCCCTCGAGCCGGCAGTGGACCAGCGTGGTGTACGGGCGCCTGCTGATCGACACGCTTGTCGGCCCCGACGTTTCGCGTGTCATTTATCTCGATTGCGACATGATGGTGCGCGCACCCATCGAAGATCTTTATGCTGCCGATCTGGGAGAGTTTCCCATCGGCGCAGTACGCGACACTGCTGGCGCCCTGATCGTGGGCGGGCGCGACATCAAGAACAATCGCGACATCTTCGACCCCGCCGATCCCTACTTCAATTCGGGAATGGTCGTCATCGACGTCGACAAGTGGCGACAGGTGGCCGTACCCGAGCGACTCGAGGAACTGATCGCCTCAGGCGTCATGGCGCGCCTCTACTACGACCAGGATGTCCTCAACCTTGTCTTCAAGCATCGGTGGCAGCCCTTGCCGACCCGGTGGAACACCATCGATGCACGGCACCCGCACGAGGGGCTGGATCCCTCGATCCTGCACTACACGGGCCCAAACAAGCCCTGGAACCTGGTCTCCAACGTTGCCTTCCGCCGCATCTATCGACACGTGATGACCAACGAGCTTTTCTACCGTTTCATGCGTCATCGCTGGTCGACATACTGGCGGCGCAAGCTCGGCTTGCGCGGTCGAGCCTGA
- a CDS encoding O-antigen ligase family protein has translation MLVKYLTNLSAAAALGGGLVIICLWPEAGNVSVIAAQVLALGICLFTWSWGDLRRPAAALPLLAGLLLILAFGITATSALHIISVLVFAPLFLIGPLITVFRRASFRIDPGVIGGLAALGAGLALLVAIYDTFVLHSTRAGGIVANPIHFADVVVALGFLSLVGLFGGNRSKWIAVAGAAFALVTVILSGTRGAIVTIIPVAGLTLVLATLWGGLGRRAWLVISVLALIAIGAVVGTVQGGWSPVTRVIATVTSVLESGKTADSSDNERMLMYQAAYNAFLQSPFYGHGMVGFTKIAADTMPPELHTPVYDHLHNDVADFAVTGGIIGVIAYFCILLAPLVEAWRAEGPHRRAARLGAVVLVAGYFLMGLTNATFGILMLTVTFAVATAAIAHLSRPPARDLSQATGVVDSPGSSTRLADAPSA, from the coding sequence TTGCTCGTAAAATACCTGACAAACCTATCCGCAGCCGCTGCCCTGGGTGGAGGCCTGGTGATTATCTGCCTCTGGCCCGAGGCGGGAAACGTCTCCGTCATCGCGGCCCAGGTCCTGGCCCTCGGCATCTGCCTTTTCACCTGGAGCTGGGGCGACCTGCGCCGTCCCGCAGCGGCCCTGCCCCTGCTCGCCGGTTTGCTGCTCATCCTGGCTTTCGGTATCACGGCGACTTCGGCCCTCCACATCATCTCGGTTCTCGTGTTCGCGCCGCTCTTCCTGATCGGCCCGCTGATCACCGTATTCCGCCGCGCGAGCTTTCGCATTGATCCCGGCGTGATTGGTGGTTTGGCCGCACTCGGAGCAGGCCTGGCCCTGCTGGTGGCGATCTACGATACCTTTGTCCTGCACTCGACCCGCGCTGGCGGCATCGTGGCCAATCCGATTCACTTTGCGGACGTGGTCGTAGCCCTCGGCTTCCTCAGCCTTGTGGGATTGTTTGGAGGAAATCGGTCGAAATGGATCGCCGTGGCCGGGGCCGCATTTGCCCTGGTCACCGTGATTCTGTCCGGTACGCGCGGAGCTATTGTGACGATCATTCCAGTTGCCGGCCTAACGTTGGTCCTGGCGACGCTGTGGGGCGGCCTGGGGCGCCGGGCCTGGCTGGTGATCAGCGTGCTGGCGCTGATAGCGATCGGCGCCGTGGTGGGCACTGTCCAGGGTGGATGGAGTCCGGTCACGCGCGTTATCGCCACCGTCACCAGCGTCCTCGAAAGCGGAAAGACCGCCGATAGCTCGGACAACGAGCGGATGCTCATGTATCAAGCTGCCTACAACGCTTTCCTGCAGTCACCCTTCTATGGCCATGGGATGGTCGGCTTCACCAAGATCGCGGCCGACACCATGCCGCCCGAGCTGCACACACCCGTTTATGATCACCTGCATAACGACGTCGCCGATTTCGCCGTTACGGGCGGAATAATCGGCGTGATTGCCTACTTCTGCATCCTCCTTGCTCCCCTGGTCGAAGCCTGGCGGGCGGAGGGTCCCCATCGTCGAGCGGCCCGGCTGGGCGCCGTTGTCCTCGTTGCTGGCTATTTCCTCATGGGCCTCACCAACGCGACGTTCGGTATCCTGATGCTTACGGTGACGTTCGCCGTCGCCACGGCGGCCATCGCACACCTGTCGCGGCCGCCGGCCAGAGACTTGTCTCAGGCCACCGGCGTGGTAGACAGCCCGGGCTCCTCCACAAGGCTCGCGGACGCGCCCAGTGCCTGA
- the cobJ gene encoding precorrin-3B C(17)-methyltransferase: MAELGRPAIFALNAVSLATAQRLQAALPGAELFGLEGRVVGADRTIANFGDALREAYSADRPLIALCAAGIVIRALAPLLQSKRAEPPVLAVAEDGSAVVPLLGATRGVNDLARTLGAALETAPAITTTGELRFGVNLLNPPAGYKLLNPGDAKTFVSELLTGRPVQVDGDAPWLEFSGLAVDPSARLRIAIVDSSVEPGPGELVYLHTPGPGRLAVVGLGPGGAAQRTPEVAAELRDATDILGYRTYVEMAGPFRPDQRLHASDNRQELDRARAALDLAAEGRRVVMVSSGDPGVFAMAAAVMEALSGADAAPPWADVDLAILPGITAAMATAARVGAPLGHDFAVMSLSDNLKSWETIETRLAAAAEADFVLALYNPISKARPHQLEAAIAILRRHRAPHTPVVIGRDVGRPGESLAVTSLADLSSEMVDSRSTLIVGSSRTTRFAMGNREWVFTPRFYR; encoded by the coding sequence ATGGCTGAGCTAGGCCGGCCCGCCATCTTTGCCCTCAACGCGGTGAGCCTTGCCACCGCCCAGCGCCTCCAGGCGGCCTTGCCCGGCGCCGAGCTCTTCGGCCTCGAGGGACGCGTCGTCGGTGCCGACCGCACCATCGCCAATTTCGGCGATGCCCTGCGCGAGGCCTATTCGGCCGACCGCCCGCTCATCGCGCTTTGCGCGGCAGGCATCGTTATCCGTGCCCTGGCCCCGCTTCTCCAGTCCAAGCGTGCCGAACCGCCCGTGCTTGCCGTCGCCGAAGACGGTTCGGCCGTGGTGCCGCTTCTCGGGGCGACGCGTGGCGTCAACGACCTGGCCCGCACCCTCGGCGCCGCCCTCGAAACCGCCCCGGCCATCACCACCACCGGCGAGCTCCGTTTCGGGGTCAATCTCCTCAATCCGCCTGCCGGCTATAAGCTGCTCAATCCGGGCGACGCCAAGACCTTCGTTTCAGAGCTGCTCACGGGGCGCCCGGTCCAGGTGGATGGCGACGCCCCCTGGCTCGAATTCTCCGGGCTGGCGGTCGACCCTTCGGCGCGCCTGCGCATCGCCATCGTCGACTCCTCGGTCGAGCCCGGCCCCGGCGAACTGGTCTATCTGCACACCCCCGGGCCCGGGCGCCTGGCTGTAGTGGGGCTAGGCCCGGGCGGCGCCGCCCAGCGGACGCCGGAGGTTGCCGCCGAACTGCGCGACGCCACCGACATCCTGGGCTACCGCACCTATGTGGAAATGGCCGGCCCCTTCCGGCCCGACCAGCGCCTGCACGCCTCCGACAACCGCCAGGAACTCGATCGCGCCCGCGCCGCGCTCGACCTCGCCGCCGAGGGTCGGCGCGTCGTCATGGTGTCCTCTGGCGATCCGGGGGTTTTCGCTATGGCCGCCGCGGTCATGGAAGCCCTGTCGGGCGCCGACGCCGCCCCGCCCTGGGCCGACGTCGACCTCGCCATCCTCCCCGGCATCACCGCCGCCATGGCGACAGCCGCCAGGGTCGGCGCGCCGCTCGGGCACGATTTCGCCGTGATGTCGCTTTCCGACAATCTCAAATCCTGGGAAACGATCGAGACGCGCCTCGCCGCTGCCGCCGAGGCCGATTTCGTGCTGGCGCTCTACAACCCGATTTCGAAGGCGCGCCCGCACCAGCTCGAGGCAGCCATCGCGATCCTGCGCCGCCATCGTGCGCCCCATACGCCGGTCGTCATCGGCCGCGATGTCGGCCGCCCCGGCGAAAGCCTTGCGGTCACCTCGCTTGCCGATCTTTCGAGCGAGATGGTCGATTCGCGCTCCACCCTGATCGTGGGATCCTCGCGCACCACCCGCTTCGCGATGGGAAACCGCGAGTGGGTGTTCACGCCGCGCTTCTACCGCTAG